The genomic interval TTCATTCTATGTGTTGGACGAGACGAATCATATCACGACATTGAATTCCGTTCTCAAATATCGGTTCTTTGTAATGTCGTGTAAAGAAATCGAAATCAACCCCGACGATCCGAAAGCCACATTTTTGATATAAAGCAAGCTGCCCAATGCTGGAGTTACCAGTTCCTATTTCGATTGATTTGTATCCCATTGAGCGAGCTTGTTGAACGGCATGTTGAATGAGCTGTTTGCCATATCCCTGTCCTTGCTTGTCTTCCGCAACGGCAACGTTAACCAATTCGACAATCATAGGCCGGGTTTGAAGGAGCACGTAGCATCCAATCACATTTCCATCAAGCTCACCAACGTATGTAATCCCGCGGGAAATATATTGATTTACCACATCAACGTCTGGGTCTGCTTGAACGAGCAAATCTATAGGTGGTCGTTCAAAATAGGCTAATCGTCTAATAGAAAATTCATTCACAAAAACTCCTCCTGTAATTCTTTGTGATTTCGCATCGTGAGCCCCAAAAAATATGTTTACTTCTGAGACTTCCCTCTCAAACGCCGCTCTCGAAAGCAGGGCGGCGTTCTCTTGTCGACGGCTCTCTTACGCGCCACAACGCTCATTCGGCAGATGAGCCCGGGCCGCGCGGGGGCACTCGTCGCCTAGGACTTCGCCCGCGCCAAAAGCGTCACGGTCAAAAGGACACAACCCATGCCAAGTAGCGCAGCCCAGGTCAGGGGCTGATGCAGCACGGTCACAGCGAGCGCAGTCGCCGCCAGCGGCTCGCCGCTCGCGACGAGGCTCGCGTCCGCCGGGGTGATGTCGCGAAGGCTCGCCAGGTACAGGTAAAAGGGTATCAGCGTCCCGAACACCACCACGAAGGCCACCAAGCACCACGCCTCCGCGGAGAGGTGGGGCACCGGGAGGTATGGCGCGGTCGCGAGCCCCACCGCAGCGCCGCCCACCAGCATGCCCCACGCCGTGATCGACAACGGGCCAAACGCGGCGATGAGCGGTACCGGAAAGATGCTGTAGATGGCGACTGCAACCGCCGAAAGGAGCCCCCATGCCACGCACGCCCCCGAAACAGCCAGCCGCTCGATGTGGCCATTCGTGACGAGCAACAGGCAGCCGAGAAGCGCCAAACCCACACAGATGATTTGGAGTGCGGTTGGGGCCCGGCGGGATCGCGCGGACGCGTACCCGACGATGACGATGGGCGCCATGTACTGGAGCACGGTCGCCGTGGCCGCGTTGCCCGCGTGAATCGCTGCGAAATAGGTGTACTGCACGCCGAGGAGCCCGGCTAAACCGAAGACGGCCGTCCGGACGGCGGAGTGCGGCGCGCGCCACGGCGCGAAGGCCTGCACACCCTCTTTGAAGCAGCACGCCGCGAGCAGGAGCACACCCGCGACAACCATGCGCACCGCGACGAGCCAGGCGGGATTGACGTGATCCGCCTGGAAGAGGACCTGCGCCGCCGTGCCGGAGACACCCCAGAGAATGGAACCTAAGAGCGCAAGCCCGATGCCGCGAAAACGCCGAAATCGGTTTCCCTGCGCCATCGAGCGCATTCTGCGTACCACTGCGACAGCCCCAGACACCGCCATCCACCTTTCTGTTTTGCGCTGCATCGACACGCGTCGCGCTGACCGAGCAGCGGCACCAAGCTTCGGCGCAATCGGACGCTTAGGACGATCCACGGCTCCAGGCGAACGCCTCGGGCTGATCCAACCAGATCACGGGGGCGGAACACCGGGATCGAAGAGCGTCGGCAATGCGCCGCATGCCCGGCGACTCGCTCACCTGGTGACCGAGCCACAACACGGCGCGGGAAAATCCCATCGCAGCGGCATCGCGCGCGTACTCCATCGCCTCCCACTCCGGCCCCTCGCCGGCCAACACCACATCGGCGCCCGTCTCGCGAAACACGTGGGCGACGAGATCGCCCGTGCCCCGGTAGCCGGGCAGCAGGGCGGCGCGGCGCACCACGTCGGCGCGGCCGGAGATGCGCACGCGCGGCACGCCGAGCCGAGCGCATACGTCCCGCATGACGTCGTCCAGCCGCCGGCCTTCTGGCCAGACGACGACGGGCACGTCGCACGGCGCCGCAAGCCGCAGACGCACGTCCGCCGCCCACCCAAGCGCCTCCGCAAGCCCCTCGGCGATCCAGTCGGGCGCCGTGCGATGCGGCCGATCGTGCAGGCGATACACCGCGACGCCGAGATCGAGCAAGCGCCGCTTCTTCTGCGAAGCGACGGCGTCATTGGCGGGCGCGTCGCCTTGGTGGCGAAAGAAGGCGCCCTCGTGGCTGAGCAGAAGACCAATCCCTTTCGCCCGCGCCGCCTCCACGACGGACATGGATGCGACAAACGTCACGCCGACGGCGCGCACCGGCGCCTCCGCATCCCCGCACACGAGGCCGTCGACGGAGATGGCCTCGTCGTCGCAGGGCATCATCGATTCAAGCGCCGCGATCACGTCTCTCACCCGCATCGAAACGCCCCCATCGCCGGCCGCCATGGCCAGCGATTCTCTCAGATGCTATGATAGAATGCAAACGAGCTTGGATGCCACTAGGGGAGCGAAAGCTGAGACGGGGGACACCCCGAACCCTTTGAACCTGACCTGGGTAATGCCAGCGTAGGAAAGTGGCGCATGGGACCCTCCCGTGTTCCCCTTTGGCCTCCGGCAGAGGAGGCGCTTCTGATGTCCTTTTCCGCATCGCTGATTGCCATGTCCAACCCCATCCTCGACGCCATCCTGCGCCATCCGTTCGTGCGAGGAATCGCCGAAGGGAACCTCTCGAAAGCGGCGGCCATTCGCTACGTCAGCCAGGACCAGCCGTATCTGGAGACCTACCTGCGCGTCTTCGCACACGCCGCGGCGCTTGCGCCTAGGCACGAAGACGTGGCCGACTTCCACGGGCGCATGTCCCTTCTCCTCGGCGGCGAAACCCAGGCACACGACAACCTGCTGCGCTACGCAGGGGCGACGCCGCACGATGTGGAGGGCCAGCCGAAGTTGCCCACCTTGCACCACTACGAGAGCCACCTCCTGGCCTCGGCGGCGCGCGGCGACTTCGCGGAACTCGTGGCGGCCATCCTGCCGTGCCATCACGTGTATGTCGAGATCGGCCAGCGGCTCGAACCCATCCTCGAGGAGAAGCCGGATCACCCGTTCGCGGCCTGGATCCGCTTCTACGCCGATCCCGGCATGCAAGACGCCACACATCGCCTCTTCGCGATGATCGATCGGGAGGCCGCGCACTTCTCGACCGAGCGGGCCCGGCGGGTCGAGGCGGCGTTTGTCGCGAGCTGCCACCTCGAGTACCGGTTCTTCGACATGGCCTACCGCGGCGAGTCGTGGCTCCCGAAGGAGGCGTTGAGCGATGTTTCGACACCCTGACGGCCATGTGGCGCGCATGCTCACCATCGCCGGATCCGACTCCGGCGGCGGCGCCGGCATCCAGGCGGACCTCAAGACGGCTCACCAGTTCGACGTGTACGGCATGAGCGTGCTCACCGCCGTCACCGCGCAGAATACCGTCGGCGTGCAGGCCGTGTATCCCCTGCCCGTCGACATCGTGCGGGCGCAGTTTGAGTCCGTGCGCGACGATTTGGGCTTTGACGCCATCAAGACGGGCAT from Alicyclobacillus acidocaldarius subsp. acidocaldarius DSM 446 carries:
- a CDS encoding Nif3-like dinuclear metal center hexameric protein translates to MRVRDVIAALESMMPCDDEAISVDGLVCGDAEAPVRAVGVTFVASMSVVEAARAKGIGLLLSHEGAFFRHQGDAPANDAVASQKKRRLLDLGVAVYRLHDRPHRTAPDWIAEGLAEALGWAADVRLRLAAPCDVPVVVWPEGRRLDDVMRDVCARLGVPRVRISGRADVVRRAALLPGYRGTGDLVAHVFRETGADVVLAGEGPEWEAMEYARDAAAMGFSRAVLWLGHQVSESPGMRRIADALRSRCSAPVIWLDQPEAFAWSRGSS
- the tenA gene encoding thiaminase II; this translates as MSFSASLIAMSNPILDAILRHPFVRGIAEGNLSKAAAIRYVSQDQPYLETYLRVFAHAAALAPRHEDVADFHGRMSLLLGGETQAHDNLLRYAGATPHDVEGQPKLPTLHHYESHLLASAARGDFAELVAAILPCHHVYVEIGQRLEPILEEKPDHPFAAWIRFYADPGMQDATHRLFAMIDREAAHFSTERARRVEAAFVASCHLEYRFFDMAYRGESWLPKEALSDVSTP
- a CDS encoding DMT family transporter; this encodes MAVSGAVAVVRRMRSMAQGNRFRRFRGIGLALLGSILWGVSGTAAQVLFQADHVNPAWLVAVRMVVAGVLLLAACCFKEGVQAFAPWRAPHSAVRTAVFGLAGLLGVQYTYFAAIHAGNAATATVLQYMAPIVIVGYASARSRRAPTALQIICVGLALLGCLLLVTNGHIERLAVSGACVAWGLLSAVAVAIYSIFPVPLIAAFGPLSITAWGMLVGGAAVGLATAPYLPVPHLSAEAWCLVAFVVVFGTLIPFYLYLASLRDITPADASLVASGEPLAATALAVTVLHQPLTWAALLGMGCVLLTVTLLARAKS
- a CDS encoding GNAT family N-acetyltransferase, coding for MNEFSIRRLAYFERPPIDLLVQADPDVDVVNQYISRGITYVGELDGNVIGCYVLLQTRPMIVELVNVAVAEDKQGQGYGKQLIQHAVQQARSMGYKSIEIGTGNSSIGQLALYQKCGFRIVGVDFDFFTRHYKEPIFENGIQCRDMIRLVQHIE